GTTCAGGGCCGAGGCGATCGTCGCCGCCGGCTGACCATCGGCATCATTGTGGTCGAGAAGCCAGGCGGCGAGGCCAACTGGTGAATCCGCAATGCCGTATAAGGTTTGCGGGCGAGATCCCATAAACCTAGCGTATTCAACTTGCTTGAAAGTTCTAACTAGTTGCTCATAAGCGCGCTTTTCGTCAGCTGAGAGACCTGATGGCGCTGGGCCACCGGCCAGGAGAGTCTTGTCAACATCAGCTGGAACGGTGGCAGGCATGTTGGTGTGGATGGCGAGCAATCCCGGAGGTGCCTGCAAACCCATCTGGTCGACGACAATTGCACCCCAGTCGCCGCCTTGGGCAACATAGCGGGTGTAGCCTAGGCGCTTCATCAGCTCTGTCCAGGCTCGGCCAATGCGCTCGGGGCCCCATCCGGTGCTCGTCGGCTTACCAGAGAAACCGTAGCCGGGCATTGATGGGATGACAACGTCGAACGCGTCTTCGGCGTTCCCGCCGTAAGCGGTTGGATCGGTCAGCGGTCTGATGAGCTTGATCTGCTCTAGCACCGATCCTGGCCAACCATGTGTGATGATCAACGGAAGCGCGTTCTTATGGCGCGAACGGACGTGGATGAAATGAATGTCCAGCCCATCAATCTTGGTGATAAATTGCGGTAGCGCGTTGAGCTTTGCCTCAGCTTTGCGCCAATCGTAATCGGTCGCCCAATGGCGTGCGAGTTTCTTCATTGTTGCGAGCTGTACGCCTTGAGATGTATCCGCAACTGTTTCCTGATCTGGCCATCTAGTA
This genomic stretch from Neobacillus niacini harbors:
- a CDS encoding epoxide hydrolase family protein produces the protein MSNRYGFRLAMILTLLLGLTIFGTNANAKSENSQANPLTTKTNQKNPIDKNAIRPFHVNVPKAELTELRRRINATRWPDQETVADTSQGVQLATMKKLARHWATDYDWRKAEAKLNALPQFITKIDGLDIHFIHVRSRHKNALPLIITHGWPGSVLEQIKLIRPLTDPTAYGGNAEDAFDVVIPSMPGYGFSGKPTSTGWGPERIGRAWTELMKRLGYTRYVAQGGDWGAIVVDQMGLQAPPGLLAIHTNMPATVPADVDKTLLAGGPAPSGLSADEKRAYEQLVRTFKQVEYARFMGSRPQTLYGIADSPVGLAAWLLDHNDADGQPAATIASALNRTTSATGELTRDEILDNITLYWLTNTGVSAARLYWEYKGGYFNAKGVSIPVAVSVFPGEQYQAPRSWTEKAYPNLIYYNKLDKGGHFAAWEEPKLFTEELRAAFKSLR